Proteins encoded within one genomic window of Blattabacterium cuenoti:
- a CDS encoding riboflavin synthase — protein sequence MFTGVIECTTKVHRLYRDKNNLCITLNNPFLYNEIKINQSISHNGICFTIININHNKKIYSVIASEETFYRTNLNVLKINDEVNLERGMKINERLNGHIVQGHIDTTAKIIEIENKNGSWIFSFLSKKSLYNVVVEKGSIAINGISLTIIKCAKFRFSTSVIPYTYEKTNFKYLKIGDIVNVEFDILGKYILSKKNEL from the coding sequence ATGTTTACTGGAGTCATAGAATGTACAACAAAAGTCCATAGATTATATCGAGATAAAAATAATCTTTGTATCACTTTGAATAATCCATTTTTATATAACGAAATAAAAATTAATCAAAGTATTTCTCATAATGGAATATGTTTTACCATAATAAATATAAATCACAATAAAAAAATTTATTCAGTAATTGCTTCTGAAGAAACTTTCTATCGTACTAATTTAAATGTATTAAAAATAAATGATGAAGTAAATTTAGAACGTGGAATGAAAATTAATGAAAGATTAAACGGTCATATCGTACAAGGACATATAGATACAACAGCTAAAATCATTGAAATAGAAAACAAAAATGGAAGTTGGATTTTTTCTTTTCTTTCTAAAAAAAGTTTATACAATGTGGTTGTAGAAAAAGGATCTATTGCCATAAATGGAATCAGTCTGACTATAATAAAATGTGCTAAATTCAGATTTAGCACATCGGTTATTCCTTATACATATGAAAAAACAAATTTTAAATATTTAAAAATTGGAGACATTGTTAATGTGGAATTTGATATTTTAGGAAAGTATATTTTGAGTAAAAAAAATGAATTATAA
- the pdxA gene encoding 4-hydroxythreonine-4-phosphate dehydrogenase PdxA produces the protein MKNRKIRVGISTGDLNGIGMEIFLKVCRKKKLLDFFTPILFGSKKLCSYYKKILNIEVSNIREIKSFKEIVDYKINVLNIWKEDIKFDSIGINPDSGKYPILSLKKATKALKEDKIDVLVTAPVNKNWMNIKGFPFFGHTEYFQNVLEGESLMIMIHDTLKIALVTNHLPLKKVSSELTLEKIIKSVQILHKSLLIDFSIEKPKMAVLGCNPHSGENGLVGDEEKTKIKPAIDYLFQKQKLLVFGPYSPDGFFGNHSYRYFDAILAMYHDQGLIPFKTLTFNEGVNFTAGLSHIRTSPDHGVAYDIAKKGIANEKSFEEAIFSAIKIFKNRKEHMKISKEKDLS, from the coding sequence ATGAAAAATAGAAAAATTAGAGTGGGAATCTCTACTGGAGATCTCAATGGAATAGGAATGGAAATATTTCTAAAGGTATGCCGTAAAAAAAAACTTTTAGATTTTTTTACACCTATACTATTTGGATCTAAAAAATTGTGTTCTTATTATAAGAAGATTCTAAATATCGAAGTTAGCAATATACGAGAAATAAAAAGTTTCAAAGAGATTGTTGATTATAAAATCAATGTTTTAAATATTTGGAAAGAAGATATTAAATTTGATTCTATTGGAATTAATCCTGATTCAGGAAAATATCCTATTTTATCTTTAAAAAAAGCAACTAAAGCTTTAAAAGAAGATAAAATAGATGTTCTTGTAACAGCTCCAGTAAACAAAAATTGGATGAACATCAAAGGATTTCCTTTTTTTGGTCATACCGAATATTTCCAAAATGTTTTGGAAGGAGAATCATTAATGATAATGATTCATGATACTTTAAAAATTGCCTTAGTTACTAATCATTTACCATTGAAAAAAGTGAGTTCAGAACTCACTTTAGAAAAAATTATAAAATCTGTACAGATTTTACATAAATCTTTATTAATAGATTTCTCTATAGAAAAACCTAAAATGGCAGTGTTAGGATGTAATCCTCACTCAGGAGAAAATGGTTTAGTTGGAGATGAAGAAAAAACAAAAATTAAACCAGCTATTGATTATTTATTTCAAAAACAAAAATTATTAGTTTTTGGTCCTTATTCTCCAGATGGATTTTTTGGAAATCATAGTTATCGTTATTTTGATGCTATTTTAGCAATGTATCACGATCAAGGGTTAATTCCTTTTAAAACATTAACCTTTAATGAAGGAGTCAATTTTACTGCAGGACTTTCTCATATACGAACTTCCCCAGACCATGGAGTAGCATATGATATTGCCAAAAAAGGAATTGCTAATGAAAAATCTTTTGAAGAAGCTATTTTCAGTGCAATAAAAATATTCAAAAATAGAAAAGAACATATGAAAATTTCAAAAGAAAAAGATCTTTCATAA
- the atpD gene encoding F0F1 ATP synthase subunit beta — protein MHKKKLKGKIIKIIGPVVDVSFKEVSFLPKIYDALKVNLHNKKIVLEVQQHIGESTVRCISMDTTDGLQRGKEVEVMNGPICMPTGESINGRVFNVLGDSIDGLDNLDKIKPIHRVPPKFKDLSTKTEILYTGIKVIDLIEPYPKGGKIGLFGGAGVGKTVLIQELINNVAKGHGGRSVFAGVGERTREGNDLLREMLESGIIKYGDSFMKSMRKGNWDLTKVDKEALKTSKAAFVFGQMNEPPGARARVALSGLTLAEYYRDQSIEKKGQDVLFFIDNIFRFTQAGSEVSALLGRIPSSVGYQPTLSSEMGSMQERITSTKKGSITSVQAVYVPADDLTDPAPAITFSHLDATTVLSRKIASLGIYPAIDPLDSTSRILSPDIIHKDHYDCAQRVKEILQKYNSLQDIIAILGIEELSEEDKLTVFRARRVQRFLSQPFHVAKQFTGIEGEFVRIEDTIKGFNMIMDGELDNIPEIAFNLKGTIEQVIGTVKKVG, from the coding sequence ATGCACAAGAAAAAATTAAAAGGAAAAATAATTAAAATTATAGGACCCGTTGTGGATGTTTCTTTTAAAGAAGTTTCTTTTCTTCCTAAAATATATGATGCATTAAAAGTGAATTTACATAATAAGAAAATTGTACTAGAAGTCCAACAACATATTGGAGAATCTACTGTTCGTTGTATATCTATGGATACAACAGACGGATTACAAAGAGGAAAAGAAGTAGAGGTTATGAATGGTCCAATTTGTATGCCTACAGGAGAATCTATTAATGGACGTGTATTTAATGTTTTGGGAGATAGTATAGATGGATTAGATAATTTAGATAAAATTAAACCTATTCATAGGGTTCCTCCAAAATTTAAAGATTTATCTACTAAAACAGAGATACTCTATACAGGAATTAAAGTTATTGATCTGATAGAACCTTATCCAAAAGGAGGAAAAATTGGATTATTTGGAGGAGCTGGAGTAGGGAAGACTGTATTAATACAAGAACTAATTAATAATGTAGCAAAAGGACATGGAGGACGTTCTGTATTTGCAGGAGTAGGAGAACGTACTAGAGAAGGAAATGATTTATTAAGAGAAATGTTGGAATCTGGAATTATAAAATATGGAGATTCTTTTATGAAATCAATGAGAAAAGGAAATTGGGATTTGACTAAAGTAGATAAAGAAGCTTTAAAGACATCTAAAGCTGCTTTTGTTTTTGGACAGATGAATGAACCACCCGGAGCAAGAGCTAGAGTTGCTTTATCTGGATTAACATTAGCAGAGTATTATAGAGATCAGTCTATAGAAAAAAAAGGACAAGATGTTTTGTTTTTTATAGATAATATATTTAGATTTACTCAAGCCGGATCAGAAGTTTCAGCTTTATTAGGAAGAATTCCTTCGTCTGTTGGATATCAACCAACTTTGTCTTCTGAAATGGGATCTATGCAAGAAAGAATAACATCTACTAAAAAAGGATCTATAACTTCTGTACAAGCGGTTTATGTCCCTGCAGATGATTTAACAGATCCAGCTCCAGCTATTACGTTTTCTCATCTAGATGCAACAACAGTTCTTTCAAGAAAAATAGCTTCTTTAGGAATTTATCCTGCAATTGATCCATTAGATTCTACTTCACGGATTTTGTCTCCGGATATTATTCATAAAGATCATTATGATTGTGCACAACGTGTTAAAGAAATTTTACAGAAATATAATTCTTTGCAAGACATTATAGCGATTTTAGGAATAGAAGAATTAAGTGAAGAAGATAAATTGACAGTTTTTCGTGCTAGACGTGTTCAACGATTCTTATCTCAACCATTTCATGTAGCAAAACAGTTTACAGGAATTGAAGGGGAATTTGTAAGAATTGAAGATACAATTAAAGGATTTAATATGATAATGGATGGAGAATTGGATAATATTCCAGAAATAGCTTTTAATTTGAAAGGAACTATTGAACAAGTGATAGGAACTGTAAAAAAAGTAGGATAG
- the leuD gene encoding 3-isopropylmalate dehydratase small subunit, with the protein MKKFTLLTSRIVPFPMEDIDTDQIMPARFLKETKRKECAKNIFRDWRYEKDGSLKKNFILNNSVFSGKILLSGRNFGCGSSREHAVWGIYDYGFKVVISSFFADIFKENALNNGLLTIEVSESFLSKLFDTVEKNPHTNVQVNLIEQFVKILETGELEKFYIHPYKKNCFINGYDDIDFLVSLQKEIKFFEEKRLFFNFF; encoded by the coding sequence ATGAAAAAATTTACTCTACTAACTAGTAGAATTGTTCCCTTTCCTATGGAAGATATAGATACAGATCAAATTATGCCAGCTCGTTTTTTGAAAGAAACAAAACGTAAAGAATGTGCAAAAAATATTTTTAGAGATTGGCGTTATGAAAAAGATGGGTCTTTAAAAAAAAATTTTATTTTAAATAATTCTGTTTTTTCTGGAAAGATTCTTTTATCAGGAAGAAATTTTGGATGTGGATCGAGTCGTGAACATGCAGTATGGGGAATTTATGATTATGGATTTAAAGTCGTTATATCTAGTTTTTTTGCAGATATTTTTAAAGAAAATGCATTAAATAATGGATTGTTAACTATAGAAGTTTCCGAATCTTTTTTATCAAAATTATTTGATACAGTTGAAAAAAATCCACATACAAATGTTCAAGTTAATTTAATTGAACAATTTGTTAAAATATTAGAAACAGGAGAATTGGAAAAATTCTATATTCATCCATATAAAAAAAATTGTTTTATAAATGGATATGATGATATAGATTTTTTAGTTTCTCTTCAAAAAGAGATAAAATTTTTTGAAGAAAAAAGATTGTTTTTTAACTTTTTTTAA
- a CDS encoding F0F1 ATP synthase subunit epsilon, whose amino-acid sequence MQVTIINYEKVFYQDSATSITAPGLNGFFQILENHDSMISLLGGGFLKLSSFKKKNFIIKINGGLLQVKKNIVFILL is encoded by the coding sequence ATGCAGGTTACAATTATTAATTATGAAAAAGTTTTCTATCAAGATAGCGCAACATCTATAACAGCTCCTGGATTAAATGGATTTTTTCAAATATTAGAAAATCATGATTCAATGATCTCTCTCCTAGGAGGAGGATTCCTAAAATTATCTTCTTTTAAGAAGAAAAATTTTATTATTAAAATAAATGGAGGTTTGTTACAAGTAAAAAAGAATATTGTTTTTATTCTTTTATGA
- a CDS encoding PD-(D/E)XK nuclease family protein has product MINQVDQIIQHILKKKEENIKKKLLLVSFDSCIIKYIQRKYTKEFSASNKTVIIYTIEKFLEKISGLSLSHIDYILLFFFEILKKKNSVLAKNFNDFLKWAPNILNDFHDLDINLIKLKSFFSYIISTEKIKEWNPNILEIEKKNFFFWEEIYKIYYILQCQLLKKGKAYFGMLFRISFLKLRNFFSKNRNIQIVFFLTKSHFVNECEKKFINKMIQLNQESLLIYNLFSSNNKKKKNLFLKKNYYDFFIQKKYEPISKKILHLEKIKIISVSKEIEQIHIVEKIISRLIKNGKKPHKIIIMLGDNYLSIPLFHSLKKITGVHLSIMNYPFKFLPIHSTFYSIFQLLLRKEKFKNFHKEDIMRILSDGYIQKIFLRKKLLLEIFNTKNLDFISESMINKYLSKNDLEIIFKIQTNKTKKCIIGIISFIKLLKTFFFLFPEKHLLELKFLSVLEIYMKKMKILVRKTKNSFFLGIKDVFNLYQQFINTEKIQYKQPHPQGLSMIGFMDPYFGDFETTIITSVNEGIIPPDKKKYNTFIPLDIRKKLNLPIFQENEEIYQHHLINILQTSKNVYLIYKNQPDELNSGEKSRFIYQIEMNCNNFTTEKKENIPLFISKRSPIVIKKTESIIRRLDELSRHGFSPSSIHLYNCNPLLFYYKKIIGLKNPEEISFKQKIGKIVHKILEILYKPIKGRLLTIDFINTIKKDYEFTTKKFLLEEETQTTFLPYPKGRKMLLLSIVKTYIKNFISWDEKLIQKGHQIFMKELEYSISTELEDIRFQKVNLYGIIDRIDEFDGTTRIIDYKIGIQKLKRFHISLNKIANIFHDPNHVNIMQLLIYVYLWFKSSKFVGYKEKPPIIGIVSPEKGVENSILTTPIIFKKTMNISYKNYVENFFPHLVNRIFEILDPKIPIIENTNFSDF; this is encoded by the coding sequence GTGATAAATCAAGTAGATCAAATTATTCAACATATACTTAAAAAAAAAGAAGAAAATATAAAAAAAAAACTTTTATTAGTATCATTTGATAGTTGTATTATAAAATATATACAAAGAAAATATACTAAAGAATTTAGTGCTTCTAACAAAACAGTAATCATTTACACAATAGAAAAGTTTTTAGAAAAAATTTCTGGTTTATCTCTATCTCATATAGATTATATTCTTTTGTTTTTTTTTGAAATATTAAAAAAAAAAAATAGTGTTTTAGCAAAAAATTTTAATGATTTTTTAAAATGGGCTCCTAATATATTGAATGATTTTCATGATTTGGATATTAATTTAATTAAATTAAAATCTTTTTTTTCTTATATCATTTCTACAGAAAAAATAAAAGAATGGAATCCAAATATTTTAGAAATAGAAAAAAAAAATTTCTTTTTTTGGGAAGAAATTTACAAAATTTACTACATTCTTCAATGTCAACTTTTAAAAAAAGGAAAAGCTTATTTCGGAATGCTTTTTAGAATTTCTTTTCTTAAATTAAGAAATTTTTTTTCTAAAAACAGAAATATACAAATAGTATTTTTTCTTACAAAATCTCATTTTGTTAATGAATGCGAAAAAAAGTTCATAAATAAAATGATTCAGTTGAATCAAGAATCTCTTCTAATATATAATTTATTTTCTAGTAATAATAAGAAGAAAAAAAATTTGTTCTTAAAAAAGAATTATTATGATTTTTTCATTCAAAAGAAATATGAACCAATATCAAAAAAAATTCTCCATTTAGAGAAGATAAAAATAATCAGTGTTTCTAAAGAAATAGAACAAATACATATTGTAGAAAAAATAATTTCTAGACTTATTAAAAATGGAAAAAAACCACATAAAATAATTATAATGTTAGGAGATAACTATTTATCTATTCCTTTGTTTCATTCTCTAAAAAAAATTACAGGAGTTCATTTATCCATTATGAATTATCCATTCAAATTCCTTCCAATTCACTCGACTTTTTATTCAATTTTTCAATTGCTTTTAAGAAAAGAAAAATTCAAAAATTTTCATAAAGAAGATATAATGAGAATATTATCTGATGGATATATACAAAAGATTTTTTTAAGAAAAAAATTATTATTAGAAATATTTAACACAAAAAATTTAGATTTTATATCTGAATCTATGATAAATAAATATTTATCAAAAAACGATTTAGAAATCATTTTTAAAATACAAACTAATAAAACTAAAAAATGCATTATTGGCATTATTAGTTTCATAAAACTATTGAAAACCTTTTTTTTCCTGTTTCCAGAAAAACATCTATTAGAATTAAAATTTTTATCAGTTCTAGAAATTTATATGAAAAAAATGAAGATTTTAGTAAGAAAAACAAAAAATAGTTTTTTTTTGGGAATAAAAGATGTATTCAATCTATATCAACAATTTATAAACACAGAAAAAATACAATATAAACAACCTCATCCCCAAGGATTATCCATGATAGGATTTATGGATCCATATTTTGGAGATTTTGAAACAACAATTATAACTTCCGTTAACGAAGGAATTATTCCACCAGATAAAAAAAAATATAATACTTTCATCCCCTTAGATATTCGTAAAAAATTAAATCTTCCTATTTTTCAAGAAAACGAAGAAATCTATCAACATCATTTGATAAATATTTTGCAAACATCAAAAAATGTTTATTTGATATATAAAAATCAACCAGATGAACTAAATTCTGGAGAAAAAAGCCGTTTTATTTATCAAATAGAAATGAACTGTAATAATTTTACAACTGAAAAAAAAGAAAATATTCCATTATTTATTTCAAAAAGATCTCCTATTGTTATAAAAAAAACGGAATCTATAATCAGACGATTAGATGAACTTTCTCGTCACGGATTTTCTCCTTCTTCTATTCATTTATATAATTGTAATCCACTTTTATTTTATTATAAAAAAATTATTGGATTAAAGAATCCAGAAGAAATTTCTTTCAAACAAAAAATAGGAAAAATAGTCCACAAAATATTGGAAATATTATATAAACCTATTAAAGGTCGTTTATTAACGATTGATTTTATTAATACAATAAAAAAAGATTATGAATTTACCACAAAAAAATTTCTTTTAGAAGAAGAAACTCAAACAACTTTTCTTCCTTATCCAAAAGGAAGGAAAATGTTACTACTATCTATAGTAAAAACTTACATAAAAAATTTTATTTCATGGGATGAAAAACTAATTCAGAAAGGTCATCAAATTTTTATGAAAGAATTAGAATATAGTATTTCAACAGAATTAGAAGACATTCGATTTCAAAAAGTAAATTTATACGGAATTATAGATCGTATAGATGAATTCGATGGAACTACACGTATTATTGATTACAAAATAGGAATACAAAAATTGAAAAGATTTCATATTTCTTTGAATAAAATTGCAAATATATTTCATGATCCTAATCATGTAAATATAATGCAATTGTTAATTTACGTTTATTTGTGGTTTAAGTCTTCTAAATTTGTAGGATACAAAGAAAAACCCCCAATCATTGGAATCGTTTCTCCAGAAAAAGGAGTAGAAAACTCTATTTTAACAACTCCTATAATTTTTAAAAAAACAATGAATATTTCTTATAAAAATTATGTAGAAAATTTTTTTCCCCATCTAGTTAATAGAATTTTTGAAATTTTAGATCCAAAAATTCCTATTATAGAAAATACTAATTTTAGCGATTTTTGA
- the leuB gene encoding 3-isopropylmalate dehydrogenase, translating to MKKNVVVIEGDGIGPEVIKQAIKVLNSIEEKFSHNFLYKKMIAGSKAIEMFGDPMPKETIDSCLKSDAVLFGSIGNSKYDHYPRGMRPEDGLLKLRKKMGLYCNIRPIITYSEIINKSPIKKERLENVNFLIFRELTGGIYFGKKGRSQNKEEAYDYCIYSKKEIEKIGKIAFQAALSRKKKISLVDKANVLETSRLWREVIKEMSLNYPNVDLEFLYIDNAAMQIIMNPKKFDIILTDNMFGDILSDEASVITSSLGLLPSASIGVNNKSLFEPVHGSYPQAEGKNIANPLGCILSVSMMLEYFGMCKEKILLEEAVKSSIEKKICTPDIIDSSLVTTEEVGNYIEKYIKNR from the coding sequence ATGAAAAAAAATGTAGTAGTAATAGAAGGAGATGGAATTGGACCTGAAGTAATCAAACAAGCAATAAAAGTTTTGAATTCTATTGAAGAAAAATTTTCTCATAATTTTCTTTATAAAAAAATGATAGCAGGATCTAAAGCTATAGAAATGTTTGGAGATCCTATGCCAAAAGAAACTATAGATAGTTGTTTAAAATCAGATGCTGTTTTATTTGGATCTATAGGAAATTCAAAATACGATCATTATCCAAGAGGAATGAGACCAGAAGATGGTTTATTAAAACTTAGAAAAAAAATGGGATTATATTGCAACATCCGTCCGATAATTACTTATTCAGAAATAATAAATAAATCTCCTATAAAAAAAGAAAGATTAGAAAATGTTAATTTTTTGATATTTAGAGAATTAACTGGTGGAATTTATTTTGGAAAAAAAGGTCGTTCTCAAAATAAAGAAGAAGCTTATGATTATTGTATTTATTCCAAAAAAGAAATTGAAAAAATTGGAAAAATAGCTTTTCAAGCAGCACTTTCTCGTAAGAAAAAAATCTCTTTAGTGGATAAAGCTAATGTTTTAGAAACTTCTAGATTATGGCGTGAAGTTATTAAGGAAATGTCATTAAATTATCCAAATGTGGATTTGGAGTTTTTATATATAGATAATGCTGCTATGCAAATTATTATGAATCCTAAAAAATTTGATATTATTCTAACGGATAATATGTTTGGAGATATTCTTTCAGATGAGGCAAGTGTTATTACTAGTTCTTTGGGATTACTTCCATCAGCTTCTATTGGAGTTAATAATAAATCTTTATTTGAACCAGTTCATGGATCTTATCCTCAAGCAGAAGGAAAGAATATAGCAAATCCATTAGGATGTATTCTTTCTGTATCTATGATGTTAGAATATTTTGGAATGTGCAAAGAAAAAATTCTTTTAGAAGAAGCAGTAAAAAGCTCTATTGAAAAAAAAATTTGTACACCAGATATAATAGATTCTTCTTTAGTAACAACTGAAGAAGTTGGAAATTATATAGAAAAATATATCAAAAATCGCTAA
- a CDS encoding bifunctional riboflavin kinase/FAD synthetase, which yields MKIYSFIDEFSSFIPCVFTLGVFDGVHRGHQKIIHDLVLRAKKEKLFCSVLLTFHPHPKEILEPNREIFYLNTLSERIYNLKKTGIEHLIIHPFTVNFSKLSTKDFLKKIVSSKLKIKKFITGYDSHIGKDRDVSSHHLRKFSPIYGFKIYQVNPYKFNKKIISSTNIRESLIKGNIEWANQALGYSYTLSGFVIKGNGIGRILNYPTANIQVDTKKLIPKKGVYAVKINFLHKKYQGMLNIGVCPTIKRKNKKVKIEVHIFDFKQDIYGKKIDIFILQIIREEKRFNTLQDLKIQMDKDQIKIKNFFHKYRSK from the coding sequence TTGAAAATTTATTCATTCATTGATGAATTTTCTTCTTTTATCCCATGTGTCTTTACACTCGGAGTTTTTGATGGAGTTCATAGAGGCCATCAAAAAATTATTCATGATTTAGTTCTTAGAGCAAAAAAAGAAAAATTGTTTTGTTCAGTTTTACTTACTTTTCATCCACATCCAAAAGAAATATTAGAACCAAACAGAGAAATTTTTTATTTAAATACTCTTTCTGAAAGAATTTATAATCTGAAAAAAACAGGAATAGAACACTTGATTATTCATCCTTTTACTGTGAATTTTTCAAAATTAAGTACAAAAGATTTTTTGAAAAAAATTGTATCTTCTAAATTAAAAATAAAAAAATTTATCACAGGATATGATTCTCATATTGGAAAAGACAGAGATGTATCTTCTCATCATTTGAGAAAATTTTCTCCTATTTATGGATTTAAAATTTATCAAGTGAATCCTTATAAATTCAACAAAAAAATTATAAGTTCTACTAATATACGGGAATCTCTTATCAAAGGAAATATAGAATGGGCGAATCAAGCTTTAGGGTATTCGTATACTTTATCAGGTTTTGTTATCAAAGGAAATGGAATTGGAAGAATTTTAAATTATCCCACTGCTAATATTCAAGTAGATACAAAAAAATTAATTCCAAAAAAAGGAGTATATGCTGTGAAAATTAATTTTTTACATAAAAAATATCAAGGAATGTTGAACATAGGAGTATGTCCTACCATTAAAAGAAAAAATAAAAAAGTAAAGATAGAAGTTCATATCTTTGATTTTAAACAAGATATTTATGGAAAAAAAATAGATATTTTTATACTTCAAATTATTCGTGAAGAAAAAAGATTTAATACACTTCAAGATCTAAAAATACAAATGGATAAAGATCAAATAAAAATAAAAAATTTTTTTCATAAATATAGATCAAAATAA